The following are encoded in a window of Gramella sp. MT6 genomic DNA:
- a CDS encoding MarC family protein, producing the protein MFKVLDFRQIFTAGMVLFAVIDIIGSIPIIIDLRKKVGHIQSEKASIVAGIIMVVFLFLGKEILSLIGIDVNSFAVAGSFILFFLALEMILGISLYKDDAPETASVVPLAFPLVAGAGTMTSLVSLQAEYETVNIIVAIIINIIFVYLVLKSSAKIEKILGSQGINVIRKVFGVILLAIAVKLFAANIQNLFT; encoded by the coding sequence ATGTTTAAAGTGTTAGATTTCAGGCAAATATTCACGGCGGGAATGGTGCTTTTTGCGGTAATTGATATTATTGGAAGTATCCCTATTATTATAGATCTTAGGAAAAAAGTAGGTCATATACAAAGCGAGAAAGCTTCGATAGTGGCAGGAATTATTATGGTGGTCTTTCTTTTTTTAGGAAAGGAGATCCTTAGCCTTATTGGTATCGATGTAAATTCTTTCGCTGTCGCTGGTTCTTTTATCCTTTTCTTCCTGGCTTTAGAAATGATCCTGGGCATTAGTCTTTATAAGGATGATGCTCCAGAAACGGCATCTGTGGTCCCTTTGGCTTTTCCTTTGGTAGCTGGAGCAGGAACCATGACTTCTCTTGTTTCGCTACAGGCTGAATATGAAACGGTAAATATCATTGTTGCTATTATTATCAATATTATATTTGTATACCTCGTTCTAAAATCTTCTGCGAAAATTGAGAAGATTCTTGGATCCCAGGGTATTAATGTAATTAGAAAGGTTTTTGGAGTGATATTACTTGCTATTGCGGTAAAACTTTTCGCAGCAAATATTCAGAATTTATTTACATGA
- a CDS encoding DUF3109 family protein — protein MFQLGKTLVSEEIIKNDFVCNLSACKGACCIDGEAGAPVEPEERAIMEEIYPKVKPYLRKEGIEAIEKQGVYITRENGEIETPLINEADCAYVTFDERGTALCGIEEAYNQGDIDWKKPVSCHLYPVRIQEYSSFSAVNYHRWEICDDACSLGAELQVPIYKFVKDALIRKFGEDWYNELEVIAKEIQPQKS, from the coding sequence ATGTTTCAATTAGGTAAGACTTTAGTATCAGAAGAGATCATTAAAAATGATTTTGTGTGCAACCTTTCAGCCTGCAAGGGAGCCTGCTGCATAGATGGCGAAGCCGGTGCACCAGTGGAGCCAGAAGAAAGGGCTATCATGGAAGAAATCTATCCTAAAGTAAAGCCATATCTTAGAAAAGAAGGTATTGAAGCAATAGAAAAACAGGGAGTATATATCACCAGGGAAAATGGTGAAATTGAAACTCCACTTATCAACGAAGCAGATTGCGCCTATGTTACTTTCGACGAAAGAGGCACAGCTTTATGCGGAATTGAAGAGGCTTATAATCAGGGCGATATCGACTGGAAAAAACCGGTTTCCTGCCATCTTTATCCGGTGAGGATACAGGAATATTCATCATTTTCAGCAGTTAATTATCACCGATGGGAGATCTGTGACGATGCCTGTAGTCTTGGAGCAGAATTACAGGTACCTATATATAAATTTGTAAAAGATGCTCTTATCAGAAAGTTTGGTGAGGACTGGTACAATGAACTGGAAGTCATCGCAAAGGAAATTCAGCCACAAAAATCATGA
- a CDS encoding ribonucleotide-diphosphate reductase subunit beta has product MAQNEPILQENKDRFVIFPIKHHDIWDWYKKMEACFWTAEEIDLHQDLTDWSNKLSSDERYFIKHILAFFAASDGIVNENLAENFVNEVQYSEAKFFYGFQIMMENIHSETYSLLIDTYVKDDKEKDQLFRAIEVFPAIKKKADWALKWIESDSFAERLIAFAAVEGIFFSGAFCSIFWLKKRGLMPGLTFSNELISRDEGMHCDFAVHLHNHHLVNKVPKEKIREIIIDALNIEREFVTESLPVSLIGMNAKLMTQYLEFVTDRLLVELECEKEYNVSNPFDFMDMINLQGKTNFFEKRVSEYQKAGVMNKDKESDEISFDADF; this is encoded by the coding sequence ATGGCCCAAAACGAACCCATTTTACAGGAGAACAAAGATCGCTTTGTAATCTTCCCAATTAAGCACCATGATATTTGGGATTGGTATAAAAAAATGGAGGCTTGTTTCTGGACCGCAGAAGAGATCGATCTTCACCAGGACCTTACCGACTGGAGCAACAAATTAAGTTCAGACGAGCGTTATTTTATCAAGCATATTCTGGCATTCTTTGCCGCTTCAGACGGAATTGTTAATGAGAACCTGGCCGAGAACTTCGTAAATGAAGTTCAGTATTCTGAAGCCAAGTTCTTCTATGGTTTCCAGATCATGATGGAAAACATCCATTCTGAGACCTATTCTCTTTTGATAGACACCTATGTAAAAGACGACAAGGAAAAAGATCAGTTATTCAGAGCTATAGAGGTTTTCCCAGCTATTAAGAAAAAAGCAGACTGGGCCCTAAAGTGGATCGAATCTGATTCTTTTGCCGAAAGACTTATCGCTTTTGCAGCGGTTGAGGGAATCTTCTTTTCAGGAGCTTTTTGTTCGATCTTCTGGTTGAAGAAACGTGGTTTAATGCCTGGCCTAACCTTCTCTAATGAGCTTATCTCGAGAGATGAAGGGATGCATTGTGATTTTGCAGTTCACCTGCATAACCATCACCTGGTAAATAAAGTACCTAAAGAAAAAATAAGAGAGATCATTATTGATGCTCTAAACATAGAACGAGAATTCGTTACTGAGTCACTTCCGGTAAGCTTAATTGGAATGAACGCCAAATTAATGACGCAGTACCTGGAGTTTGTTACAGACAGGCTTCTGGTAGAACTGGAATGTGAAAAAGAATACAATGTTTCAAATCCATTCGACTTTATGGATATGATCAACCTGCAGGGTAAAACCAATTTCTTCGAAAAGCGTGTAAGCGAATACCAGAAAGCAGGAGTTATGAACAAAGACAAAGAATCAGACGAGATCAGCTTTGATGCTGATTTCTAA
- a CDS encoding ribonucleoside-diphosphate reductase subunit alpha gives MYVVKRDGRKEPVMFDKITARVKKLCYGLNELVDPVKVAMRVIEGLYDNVTTSELDNLAAEIAATMTTSHPDYAKLAARISVSNLHKNTKKTFSEVMTDLYEYVNPRTGEKAPLLSDEVYKVIMDNSEKLDSTIIYNRDFGYDYFGFKTLERSYLLKLNGEIAERPQHMLMRVSIGIHIDDLDAAIETYELMSKKYFTHATPTLFNSGTPKPQMSSCFLLTMKDDSIDGIYDTLKQTAKISQSAGGIGLSIHNVRATGSYISGTNGTSNGIVPMLRVFNDTARYVDQGGGKRKGSFAMYVEPWHADIFDFLDLKKNHGKEEMRARDLFYAMWMPDLFMKRVQEDGKWTLMCPHECSGLFDTYGEEFEKLYEKYEAEGKGRRTIKAREVWEKIMESQIETGTPYMLYKDAANRKSNQKNLGTIRSSNLCTEILEYTSEDEVAVCNLASIALPMFVKGDEFDHKELFKITKRVTRNLNKVIDRNYYPVKEAENSNMRHRPVGLGVQGLADTFIKLRMPFTSDEAKKLNQEIFETLYFAAVSASMEMAKEEGPYSTFKGSPISQGEFQYNLWGIKDEELSGRWDWAKLRKQVMKNGVRNSLLLAPMPTASTSQILGNNEAFEPYTSNIYTRRVLSGEFIVVNKHLLEDLVSRDLWTEDVKNAIMRNNGSVQDIDVIPDDLKELYKTVWEMSMKDIIDMSRHRGYFIDQSQSLNLFMENANYSKLTSMHFYAWKSGLKTGMYYLRTKSAVDAIKFTLEKEKKKEPLAAVSQAPAKAAEKLQAKPQPVISHQSEEEGALSPEELRAIIAQSKEAEGDDCLMCGS, from the coding sequence ATGTATGTAGTAAAAAGAGACGGGAGAAAGGAGCCCGTTATGTTCGACAAAATCACTGCGAGAGTTAAAAAACTCTGTTATGGCCTTAATGAACTTGTAGACCCGGTAAAAGTTGCCATGAGGGTGATCGAAGGTTTATACGATAACGTAACCACCAGTGAATTGGATAATCTCGCTGCCGAGATTGCGGCGACCATGACAACCTCGCATCCAGATTATGCTAAACTTGCTGCCAGGATCTCTGTTTCTAACCTGCATAAGAATACGAAAAAGACCTTTTCTGAGGTAATGACAGATTTATATGAATATGTAAATCCACGTACCGGAGAAAAAGCTCCTTTACTTTCAGATGAAGTTTATAAAGTGATCATGGATAACAGCGAAAAGCTGGACTCCACCATTATTTATAACCGCGATTTCGGTTATGATTATTTCGGATTTAAAACCCTGGAAAGATCATACCTGCTGAAATTGAATGGGGAAATAGCTGAAAGACCTCAGCATATGTTAATGAGGGTTTCCATTGGTATTCACATTGATGATCTGGACGCTGCCATAGAAACCTATGAGCTGATGTCTAAAAAGTATTTTACACACGCTACACCAACTCTTTTTAATTCAGGAACTCCTAAACCACAGATGTCTTCATGCTTCCTTTTAACCATGAAAGACGATAGTATAGACGGCATTTACGATACTTTAAAACAAACTGCGAAGATCTCACAATCTGCAGGTGGGATAGGACTTTCAATTCATAATGTAAGAGCGACGGGATCCTATATCTCTGGAACTAACGGAACTTCAAACGGGATAGTTCCTATGCTAAGGGTTTTTAATGATACTGCCAGGTATGTTGACCAGGGAGGTGGAAAAAGGAAAGGTTCTTTTGCAATGTATGTAGAACCATGGCATGCAGATATTTTCGATTTTCTTGATCTTAAAAAGAACCACGGGAAAGAAGAGATGCGTGCACGTGACCTATTCTACGCCATGTGGATGCCAGATCTTTTCATGAAAAGAGTCCAGGAAGATGGTAAGTGGACGTTAATGTGTCCGCACGAATGCTCGGGCCTTTTTGACACTTACGGAGAAGAATTTGAAAAACTATATGAAAAATATGAGGCTGAAGGAAAAGGCCGGAGAACAATAAAAGCAAGAGAGGTTTGGGAAAAGATCATGGAATCTCAGATCGAGACCGGAACCCCTTATATGCTTTATAAAGATGCTGCGAATAGAAAATCCAACCAAAAGAACCTGGGAACCATTCGCTCATCCAATCTATGTACAGAGATCCTGGAATATACCAGTGAAGATGAAGTTGCGGTTTGTAATCTTGCTTCTATTGCTTTACCTATGTTCGTAAAAGGAGATGAATTTGACCACAAGGAGCTTTTCAAGATCACCAAAAGAGTGACCAGGAACCTTAACAAGGTAATAGACAGAAATTACTACCCGGTTAAGGAAGCAGAGAATTCTAATATGCGTCATCGCCCGGTAGGACTGGGAGTTCAGGGACTGGCAGATACTTTTATCAAGCTTAGAATGCCATTTACTTCAGATGAAGCGAAAAAGCTAAACCAGGAGATCTTTGAAACACTTTATTTTGCCGCGGTTTCAGCATCTATGGAAATGGCCAAAGAAGAAGGTCCTTATTCAACCTTTAAAGGTTCGCCTATAAGCCAGGGAGAATTTCAGTATAACCTTTGGGGAATTAAAGATGAAGAGCTTAGCGGAAGATGGGACTGGGCAAAATTGCGCAAGCAGGTAATGAAAAATGGAGTTAGGAACTCCCTTCTTTTAGCGCCAATGCCAACTGCTTCTACATCCCAGATCCTTGGAAATAACGAAGCTTTTGAACCATACACTTCGAATATTTATACCAGAAGAGTACTTTCAGGAGAATTCATCGTGGTGAACAAGCATTTACTGGAAGATCTTGTTTCCAGAGACCTATGGACCGAAGATGTTAAGAACGCAATTATGCGTAACAACGGTTCTGTGCAGGATATAGACGTGATCCCAGATGACCTGAAAGAGCTTTATAAGACAGTTTGGGAAATGAGCATGAAAGATATCATAGACATGTCCAGACACAGAGGATATTTCATAGATCAGTCGCAGTCGCTTAACCTGTTCATGGAAAATGCGAATTACAGCAAACTGACCTCGATGCATTTTTACGCCTGGAAGAGCGGACTAAAAACTGGAATGTATTATCTTCGAACCAAATCTGCGGTGGATGCTATTAAATTCACCCTGGAGAAAGAAAAGAAAAAAGAACCCCTTGCAGCCGTGTCTCAAGCACCGGCAAAAGCAGCAGAAAAACTTCAGGCGAAACCTCAACCGGTAATTTCTCATCAATCTGAAGAAGAAGGAGCATTATCTCCGGAGGAATTAAGAGCGATCATTGCTCAATCGAAAGAGGCTGAAGGAGATGATTGCCTTATGTGCGGATCTTAA
- the dgt gene encoding dGTP triphosphohydrolase, with the protein MNWEQLLSLKRFGDTHKRLRKEQNETRLGFEVDYDRIIFSSAFRSLQDKTQVIPLSKTDFVHTRLTHSLEVSVVGRSLGRLAGQKLIEKHPHLKDTFGYQMNDFGAIVAAAALAHDIGNPPFGHSGEKAIGEYFSHGKGKRFKDQLSDKEFQDLVKFEGNANGFKILTQNRPGITGGLRLSYSTLGAFTKYPKESLPHKPSRKIEDKKFGFFQSERTIFEEVAEELGLKKTREGKDIGYSRHPLAFLVEAADDICYTIIDFEDGINLGLIDEDYALEYLIKLVKDNINTSKYNQLKSTADRLAYLRSLAINTLIVEAADIFIKNEEAILNGEFHESLFDMSHYEAQIKDIIKISIEKIYQSEEVISKEIAGYRMLSYLLDIYTRALLPEGDDENSNFTKLVLKSVPELNPLQDSDSVYEKLIGICSYTASLTDGMTVASFKKYKGQSL; encoded by the coding sequence ATGAACTGGGAACAACTTCTATCTCTCAAACGTTTTGGGGACACGCATAAAAGATTAAGAAAAGAACAGAACGAAACAAGGCTTGGTTTTGAAGTAGATTATGACAGGATCATTTTTTCTTCGGCATTCAGAAGTTTACAGGACAAGACCCAGGTCATCCCACTTTCAAAAACAGATTTTGTACATACCAGGCTTACCCATAGCCTGGAAGTTTCGGTAGTTGGGCGTTCTCTAGGTAGACTGGCCGGACAGAAACTTATAGAAAAACATCCGCATCTTAAAGACACTTTTGGTTACCAGATGAACGATTTCGGCGCCATTGTAGCCGCAGCGGCACTGGCACATGATATTGGGAACCCACCGTTCGGGCATTCTGGAGAAAAGGCGATTGGCGAATACTTCAGCCATGGAAAGGGAAAACGATTTAAGGATCAACTTTCAGATAAAGAATTCCAGGACCTGGTAAAGTTCGAAGGTAACGCCAACGGCTTTAAAATACTTACCCAGAACCGTCCGGGGATCACCGGTGGTCTCAGGCTATCTTATTCAACTCTTGGAGCCTTTACCAAATATCCTAAAGAATCGCTTCCGCATAAACCGTCAAGAAAAATTGAAGACAAGAAATTCGGGTTTTTCCAAAGTGAAAGAACCATTTTCGAGGAAGTAGCTGAAGAACTTGGCCTGAAAAAGACACGCGAAGGAAAGGATATTGGTTATTCCAGGCACCCGTTAGCATTTCTGGTTGAAGCTGCAGATGATATTTGTTATACCATCATCGATTTTGAAGACGGCATCAACCTTGGTCTAATCGATGAAGATTATGCTTTGGAATACCTCATCAAACTGGTAAAGGACAATATCAATACTTCCAAATATAACCAGCTAAAAAGCACAGCAGACAGGTTAGCATATTTGCGCTCCCTGGCCATAAATACGCTTATCGTAGAAGCAGCAGACATATTTATTAAAAATGAAGAGGCGATCCTTAATGGCGAATTCCATGAGTCTTTATTCGATATGAGCCACTACGAGGCGCAAATCAAGGATATCATTAAGATAAGTATTGAAAAGATCTATCAGAGCGAGGAAGTGATAAGCAAGGAGATCGCGGGTTACAGGATGCTTTCCTACCTACTGGATATTTATACCAGGGCGCTGTTACCTGAAGGTGATGATGAAAATTCAAATTTCACTAAACTGGTGTTGAAATCGGTACCGGAGCTAAACCCATTACAGGACAGCGATTCTGTTTATGAAAAACTGATAGGAATTTGTTCCTATACGGCTTCATTAACCGATGGAATGACCGTTGCTTCTTTTAAGAAATATAAGGGACAAAGTTTATAA
- a CDS encoding DUF3078 domain-containing protein — MKFQTLLILFCITSIKSFASDFKHLAARDTTATDTTATTAKDTTNTDSMLIYWTEKNTFGVNLSEVAFVNWNSGGNNSVSALFYANFQRNFEKDYTMWKNSASLRYGINAQEGREIRKTEDELRINSSFGFRQDSTSNWFYSGKFSFNSQFSNGYKYPDTEVAISRFMAPGYTFLGGGTEYSDPVQDLTVYLSPVTFKSTFVLDQRLANEGMFGVEPAVTDELGNILREGENVRTEFGFLVTSGYSKEVWENIDLNNQLSLYSDYLNKFGNIDVDWQLAVNMKVNEFVKANVGTHIVYDDDVKFKEDTNGDGKLETSGPRVQLKQMLGVGVVYEF; from the coding sequence ATGAAGTTCCAGACCCTACTTATCTTATTCTGCATTACATCGATAAAATCTTTTGCTTCTGATTTTAAACATCTTGCGGCAAGAGATACCACAGCAACCGATACTACTGCCACAACCGCTAAGGACACGACGAATACAGATTCCATGTTGATCTACTGGACAGAGAAGAACACCTTTGGGGTTAATCTTAGTGAGGTAGCTTTTGTGAATTGGAATTCGGGTGGTAATAATTCTGTATCGGCATTATTCTATGCGAATTTTCAGCGGAATTTCGAGAAGGATTATACTATGTGGAAGAATTCAGCTTCTCTTAGGTATGGAATTAACGCACAGGAAGGCCGTGAAATAAGAAAGACAGAAGACGAATTAAGGATAAATTCCTCCTTTGGCTTTAGACAGGACAGTACCTCAAATTGGTTCTATTCAGGTAAATTCAGTTTTAACTCACAGTTTTCAAACGGATATAAATATCCCGATACCGAAGTGGCGATCTCAAGATTCATGGCTCCAGGTTATACCTTTCTGGGAGGAGGAACAGAATATTCAGACCCGGTGCAGGATCTAACGGTATATCTATCACCGGTAACTTTCAAATCTACTTTTGTGCTGGATCAAAGACTGGCGAATGAGGGAATGTTCGGGGTAGAACCGGCAGTTACAGATGAGCTTGGCAACATTCTCCGGGAAGGGGAGAATGTAAGAACAGAATTCGGGTTCCTGGTTACCAGCGGCTATAGTAAAGAGGTCTGGGAAAATATAGATCTTAATAATCAACTAAGCCTGTATTCAGATTACCTTAATAAATTCGGAAACATCGATGTAGACTGGCAGTTGGCGGTCAACATGAAGGTGAACGAATTTGTGAAAGCCAATGTAGGAACACATATTGTCTATGATGATGATGTAAAGTTTAAGGAAGATACCAATGGTGATGGTAAACTTGAAACTTCAGGTCCGCGTGTTCAGCTAAAACAAATGCTAGGAGTAGGCGTTGTCTACGAGTTCTGA
- a CDS encoding 1-deoxy-D-xylulose-5-phosphate synthase, whose protein sequence is MAEILNKINTPEDLRKLKETELTQLAQELRRFIIDIVATKEGHLGASLGVVELTIALHYIFHTPEDLLVWDVGHQAYGHKILTGRREIFDTNRQLNGLSGFPKREESEYDTFGVGHSSTSISAALGMAIASNLKGETEKQHIAVIGDASIASGMAFEGLNHAGVTKANLLVILNDNAIGIDPSVGALKEYLTKARVGHKPASSNIIEALNFKYFGPVDGHDLPGLLKVLKEMKAIKGPKFLHVITKKGKGLKKAEEDQVKYHAPGKFEPDTGELLKYDTDGLPLKYQDVFGLSLVELAEKNEKIIGITPAMPTGSSLKYMMEVFPERAFDVGIAEQHAVTLSAGMATQGFTVFCAIYSTFLQRAYDQLIHDVALQNLPVVFCLDRAGLVGEDGATHHGVFDIAYARAIPNLMIAAPRNEVELRNLLYTAQIGLDSPLIIRYPRGRGVLKEWKLPFERVQIGKGECLKEGDEIAVLSIGNMAANAEAAIEKMGNPENIAHYDMKFVKPLDEKLMRSILKNYSKILTVEDGVKKGGFGSEILEFAASIDFKGHIEVLGVPDEFIEQGSVSQLQEISGIHVEGIRQKLKSMS, encoded by the coding sequence ATGGCCGAAATCCTAAATAAGATAAACACACCTGAAGACCTCCGAAAACTTAAAGAAACTGAGTTGACTCAGCTTGCTCAGGAACTTCGCAGGTTCATTATAGATATTGTTGCGACCAAAGAAGGGCACCTTGGAGCCAGTCTTGGAGTGGTAGAACTTACTATTGCCCTGCATTATATTTTTCATACTCCTGAAGATCTCCTGGTTTGGGACGTTGGTCATCAGGCATACGGCCATAAGATACTTACCGGCAGACGCGAAATTTTTGATACTAACCGCCAACTGAATGGTTTAAGCGGATTTCCGAAAAGAGAGGAAAGCGAATATGATACTTTTGGAGTGGGTCATTCCTCCACCTCAATTTCAGCAGCACTGGGAATGGCTATAGCTTCCAATCTCAAAGGAGAAACCGAAAAACAGCATATAGCGGTCATAGGTGATGCGTCTATCGCAAGTGGGATGGCTTTTGAAGGTTTAAATCATGCGGGAGTCACCAAGGCGAATCTTTTGGTAATTCTAAATGACAATGCCATTGGGATAGATCCTAGCGTAGGTGCGTTGAAGGAATATCTAACCAAAGCACGCGTAGGTCATAAGCCGGCCAGTAGTAATATTATTGAAGCCCTTAATTTTAAATATTTTGGACCGGTAGACGGTCATGACCTGCCAGGCCTTTTAAAGGTGCTCAAAGAGATGAAGGCTATAAAAGGACCCAAGTTCCTGCATGTGATCACAAAGAAGGGGAAAGGGCTTAAAAAGGCCGAAGAGGACCAGGTGAAATACCATGCTCCTGGAAAGTTTGAACCTGATACCGGCGAATTGCTAAAATATGATACCGATGGGCTGCCCTTAAAATATCAGGATGTTTTTGGACTAAGCCTTGTGGAGCTTGCAGAGAAGAATGAAAAGATCATAGGGATCACCCCTGCGATGCCTACAGGAAGTTCCTTAAAATATATGATGGAAGTATTTCCTGAAAGAGCCTTTGATGTTGGCATCGCTGAACAACATGCCGTTACCTTATCCGCCGGAATGGCGACCCAGGGTTTCACGGTGTTTTGCGCGATCTATTCTACCTTTTTGCAGAGAGCTTATGATCAGCTTATTCACGATGTGGCCTTGCAGAATTTACCGGTAGTTTTTTGCCTGGACCGGGCCGGATTGGTTGGAGAAGATGGGGCTACTCATCATGGTGTCTTTGATATTGCCTATGCCCGGGCAATTCCGAATCTTATGATCGCTGCTCCGAGAAATGAAGTTGAACTTAGAAACTTACTTTATACTGCACAAATAGGCCTGGATTCTCCTTTGATCATTAGATATCCTAGGGGGCGTGGTGTTTTAAAAGAGTGGAAACTTCCTTTTGAAAGGGTTCAAATAGGAAAAGGAGAGTGTTTGAAGGAAGGTGATGAGATTGCTGTACTAAGTATAGGAAATATGGCAGCGAATGCAGAAGCTGCTATAGAGAAGATGGGTAATCCTGAAAATATCGCGCATTACGATATGAAATTTGTAAAACCCCTGGACGAGAAATTAATGCGATCGATCCTTAAAAATTACTCAAAAATTCTAACGGTAGAGGACGGAGTGAAAAAAGGAGGCTTCGGAAGTGAAATTTTAGAATTTGCCGCAAGTATAGATTTTAAAGGGCATATCGAGGTTTTAGGAGTGCCAGATGAATTTATTGAGCAAGGAAGTGTGTCTCAATTACAAGAAATTTCCGGAATTCACGTTGAAGGAATAAGGCAAAAGCTCAAATCTATGAGCTGA
- a CDS encoding nucleoside deaminase translates to MLSPFNDEYFMKKALEEAECAYEKGEIPVGVVVVINDKIIARGHNLTETLNDVTAHAEMQAITAAANFLGGKYLQNCTMYITLEPCQMCAGALYWSQISKIVFAAEDPQRGYRKFGVQLHPKTKVKTGILQEEASSLLKRFFIERRNLN, encoded by the coding sequence ATGCTATCGCCTTTCAACGATGAATATTTTATGAAAAAGGCTCTGGAAGAAGCCGAATGTGCCTATGAAAAAGGTGAAATCCCTGTTGGAGTGGTCGTGGTGATCAACGATAAGATCATTGCTCGCGGGCACAATCTTACTGAAACCCTTAATGATGTGACCGCACACGCTGAAATGCAGGCGATCACAGCCGCCGCCAATTTCCTTGGAGGGAAATATCTTCAGAACTGCACGATGTACATTACCCTTGAGCCCTGCCAGATGTGTGCGGGAGCGCTATACTGGAGCCAGATCTCTAAAATCGTATTCGCTGCAGAGGATCCACAACGCGGCTACCGAAAATTCGGAGTACAGCTGCACCCAAAGACAAAGGTTAAAACCGGAATCCTTCAGGAAGAAGCTTCTTCTTTGTTAAAAAGGTTCTTTATTGAGCGACGTAATTTGAATTGA
- a CDS encoding glycoside hydrolase family 16 protein has product MKRYQELLVTGSFLIGALFTGQSQEKVIFHEDFNGDSLDMSVWNYEEGDGCPNLCGWGNNEEQIYNREYVEVKDGNLVITALKKDGEYYSGKINSKDNVEFTYGVIEVRAKLATTKGLWPAIWMLGSDISEVGWPASGEIDILEYIGREPGKVFTSLHTPASHGNTINTKKTKIENIEEGYHTYKAIWTEEYIEFFVDGNSLYKFVPKKYDEQHYPFKKDFYFLINVAVGGNLGGAEINDEALPDKFYIDYIKVTELPEGI; this is encoded by the coding sequence ATGAAACGATATCAAGAATTATTAGTCACCGGTAGTTTTTTAATTGGCGCCTTGTTCACAGGTCAATCTCAGGAAAAGGTCATTTTTCATGAGGACTTTAATGGTGATAGTCTGGACATGAGTGTCTGGAATTATGAAGAAGGAGACGGTTGCCCTAACCTATGTGGTTGGGGTAACAATGAAGAGCAGATTTATAACAGGGAATATGTAGAAGTAAAGGATGGCAATCTTGTTATTACTGCCTTGAAAAAGGATGGTGAATATTATTCAGGAAAGATCAATTCAAAGGATAATGTAGAGTTCACTTATGGCGTCATTGAGGTTAGGGCGAAATTAGCCACCACCAAAGGGCTCTGGCCTGCGATCTGGATGTTAGGTTCAGACATTTCGGAAGTGGGTTGGCCAGCCAGCGGAGAGATCGATATCCTTGAATATATTGGTAGAGAACCGGGAAAGGTCTTTACTTCCCTACATACACCGGCGAGTCATGGAAATACCATTAATACCAAAAAAACAAAAATCGAGAATATAGAAGAAGGTTATCATACCTATAAGGCGATCTGGACAGAAGAATATATAGAGTTCTTTGTGGACGGGAATTCGCTTTATAAGTTCGTTCCAAAGAAGTATGATGAACAACACTATCCTTTTAAAAAGGACTTCTATTTTCTTATAAATGTTGCTGTAGGCGGCAATCTGGGAGGAGCCGAGATCAATGATGAAGCTCTGCCAGATAAGTTTTATATCGATTATATAAAAGTTACCGAATTGCCAGAAGGCATTTAA